The Helianthus annuus cultivar XRQ/B chromosome 16, HanXRQr2.0-SUNRISE, whole genome shotgun sequence genome includes a window with the following:
- the LOC110916797 gene encoding conserved oligomeric Golgi complex subunit 5: MASPAVHRSSIQRVSTFKDRTTTTAATPSSSTGTSSSLSLLDSFASDPIFSKFLSSDFNSTQFSSDALSSGTAAARAEKIQDGIRLLEKQLRSEVLNRHDDLLAQLSSVKDADSSLASIRSAVSTLQSSVRRIRSEIADPNRQIRSKTVQLSNLHFTVDLLQSTVRVLRLSKKLREVMAEPDVQKLDLSKAAQLHSEILRLCNENDLSGIGVIDEELKLVFEAGQRLRSEGMKALERGLEGFNQAEVGAGLQVFYNLGELRSTVDGLINKYKSQGVKSVSVALDMKAISGGGGGFGGPGGIQRSGTPQIGSGGKAKERLWQRMGSCMDQLHSVVVAIWHLQRVLSKKRDPFTHVLLLDEVMQDGDPLLTARVWEAIVKSFANQMKSTFTASSFVKEIFTVGYPKLLSMIENLVERISRDTDVKGVLPAITVEGRDQMVGAIEVFQTAFLALCLSRLSDLVNSVFPMSNRGSVPSKEHISRIISRIQEEIEAVQLDARLTLLVLREISKVLLLLAQRAEYQISTGPEARQISGPATPAQVKNFTLCQHLQDIHGSISAMTKGLPPIASDILSQSLNTIYEVACDSVTSLFQSMLDHLESCILEIHNQNFGATDNNSSSYMEELQKHISHFRTEFLSKLLPSSAKVISIGTETICTRLVRSMASRVLIFFIRHASLVRPLSESGKLRMARDMAELELAVGQNLFPVEQLGAPYRALRAFRPVIFLETSQLNGSPLLQDLPPSVILHHLYSRAPDELQSPMQRNKLSPLQYSLWLDSQGEDQIWKGIKATLDDYAVQVKARGDKEFSPVYPLMLSLGSSITENNVVSRKSNTIN, translated from the exons ATGGCATCTCCGGCGGTCCACCGTTCATCCATACAACGCGTATCCACCTTCAAAGACcgaaccaccaccaccgccgcaaCACCGTCGTCATCTACAGGTACATCCTCTTCCTTATCTCTCTTAGATTCCTTCGCATCCGATCCAATTTTCTCCAAATTCCTCTCCTCCGATTTCAACTCCACACAATTCTCCTCCGACGCACTCTCCTCCGGCACCGCCGCTGCTCGCGCGGAGAAGATCCAGGACGGCATCCGCCTCCTCGAAAAACAGCTCCGGTCCGAAGTCCTAAACCGCCACGACGACCTTCTCGCGCAGTTATCCTCCGTCAAGGACGCCGATTCGTCACTCGCATCCATCCGTTCCGCCGTTTCCACTCTCCAATCCTCCGTCCGTCGCATCAGATCTGAAATCGCCGATCCTAACCGTCAAATCCGGTCGAAAACGGTTCAACTTTCTAACCTACATTTCACCGTTGATCTGCTTCAATCGACGGTCAGAGTTCTTCGTCTGTCGAAGAAGCTTCGAGAGGTGATGGCGGAGCCTGATGTGCAGAAACTGGATCTGTCTAAAGCGGCTCAGTTGCATAGTGAGATATTGCGGTTGTGTAATGAGAATGATTTGTCTGGAATTGGTGTGATTGATGAGGAGTTGAAGTTAGTGTTTGAAGCAGGACAGAGGTTGAGATCCGAAGGAATGAAGGCGTTGGAACGAGGACTTGAAGGATTTAATCAGGCGGAGGTTGGGGCGGGATTGCAGGTGTTTTATAATTTAGGTGAGTTGAGGTCGACGGTTGACGGTTTGATTAATAAGTATAAGAGTCAGGGTGTGAAGAGTGTGAGTGTTGCGCTGGATATGAAGGCGATAtctggtggcggtggtggttttGGTGGTCCTGGTGGGATACAGAGAAGTGGTACGCCGCAGATTGGGAGTGGGGGGAAGGCGAAGGAGAGGTTGTGGCAGAGGATGGGTAGCTGTATGGATCAGTTGCATTCGGTTGTGGTTGCGATTTGGCATTTGCAGAGGGTGTTGTCGAAGAAAAGGGATCCGTTTACTCATGTTTTGTTGCTTGATGAGGTTATGCAG GACGGTGACCCTCTCTTAACTGCTCGTGTTTGGGAGGCAATTGTCAAATCATTTGCAAACCAAATGAAATCTACTTTCACCGCATCAAGCTTTGTTAAAGAGATTTTCACCGTCGGCTATCCAAAACTCTTGTCCATGATTGAAAATCTTGTTGAAAGAATTTCACGTGACACAGACGTTAAAGGGGTTTTACCTGCTATAACAGTAGAAGGTAGAGATCAAATGGTTGGTGCCATTGAAGTGTTTCAGACAGCTTTCTTGGCTCTATGTTTGAGTCGGCTATCTGATCTTGTTAACAGCGTATTCCCCATGTCAAACCGCGGTAGTGTTCCCTCTAAAGAACACATCTCCAGAATTATATCGCGCATTCAAGAAGAGATTGAAGCTGTTCAGTTAGATGCACGCTTGACCCTTCTTGTCCTGCGTGAGATCTCCAAAGTCCTGCTTTTGCTAGCTCAACGAGCTGAGTATCAG ATATCAACAGGCCCTGAAGCCCGCCAAATATCGGGCCCTGCAACTCCCGCCCAAGTGAAAAACTTCACCCTCTGCCAGCATTTACAAGACATTCATGGAAGCATATCCGCCATGACAAAAGGATTACCGCCAATCGCCTCAGACATCTTATCCCAATCACTCAACACTATATATGAAGTCGCCTGTGATTCCGTCACATCCTTATTCCAATCCATGCTCGACCATCTCGAGTCATGCATTCTCGAAATCCACAACCAGAATTTCGGCGCAACCGACAACAACTCGTCATCTTACATGGAAGAATTACAAAAACACATTTCTCATTTTCGTACCGAGTTTTTATCAAAACTATTACCTTCATCAGCCAAAGTCATCTCAATCGGGACTGAAACCATCTGTACCCGGCTCGTCAGAAGCATGGCTTCTCGGGTTCTAATATTCTTTATCCGACACGCATCTCTAGTACGGCCTTTATCCGAATCAGGCAAGCTCAGAATGGCCCGAGACATGGCTGAGCTGGAACTAGCCGTGGGTCAGAACTTATTCCCAGTTGAACAACTTGGTGCACCGTATCGGGCTCTTAGAGCATTCAGACCCGTTATATTCCTTGAAACGTCACAACTTAACGGTTCACCGCTTCTTCAAGACTTGCCACCGAGTGTCATACTTCATCATCTTTACTCTAGAGCTCCCGATGAGTTGCAGTCCCCGATGCAGAGGAATAAACTTAGCCCGTTACAGTACTCGCTGTGGCTCGATTCACAGGGTGAGGACCAGATCTGGAAAGGTATAAAAGCGACTCTTGATGATTATGCTGTTCAGGTGAAGGCAAGAGGTGATAAGGAATTTAGTCCTGTTTATCCTCTCATGTTAAGTCTTGGGTCTTCTATAACCGAAAATAATGTTGTTTCTAGGAAATCCAATACAATAAACTAA
- the LOC110916798 gene encoding inactive protein RESTRICTED TEV MOVEMENT 2, with protein sequence MAYNAGRSLFGDKQSSSLVFEEFVPPSAWTEDATCHYLLVDLPGFKKHELKLQVDDRTHIIVSGERQVRENKYKRFEQKLELPKDADIEKITGKLDGEILYISVPKKVEQVHNKIKHAASNEDEADNDKKSDTSDSDDEQKHKNKHKQIKHGSIPAPAAASESDSDSDANNKKSDAYESEESDNKDDENDQERMKHRTGFDDNWGQDAELFLRLAIEKLRKNKKIVATAVFAFTLGVFVTQKFQSNGN encoded by the exons ATGGCATATAACGCTGGAAGATCACTGTTTGGTGACAAACAAAGTTCTAGTTTGGTTTTCGAAGAGTTTGTGCCCCCTTCAGCATGGACCGAAGACGCCACTTGCCATTACCTTCTTGTTGATCTTCCTG GTTTCAAGAAGCATGAACTAAAGCTTCAAGTCGATGACCGAACTCATATAATAGTTAGTGGAGAAAGGCAGGTGAGAGAGAACAAATACAAGCGCTTTGAACAAAAATTAGAGTTGCCAAAAGACGCAGACATAGAAAAGATCACAGGGAAGCTTGATGGCGAGATTCTGTATATTTCAGTCCCGAAGAAAGTAGAACAAGTTCACAACAAAATTAAACATGCAGCATCAAATGAAGATGAAGCCGACAATGACAAAAAATCAGACACATCTGATTCTGATGAtgaacaaaaacacaaaaacaaacacaaacaaatcaAACATGGCAGCATTCCAGCACCAGCGGCAGCCTCAGAATCTGATTCAGATTCAGATGCTAATAACAAAAAATCAGATGCATATGAAAGTGAAGAAAGTGATAACAAAGACGATGAAAATGATCAAGAAAGAATGAAACATAGAACCGGTTTTGATGATAATTGGGGACAAGACGCTGAGTTATTTCTGAGACTTGCAATTGAGAAACTAAGGAAGAATAAAAAGATTGTTGCGACTGCAGTCTTCGCATTTACATTAGGGGTGTTTGTAACTCAGAAGTTTCAGTCAAATGGCAATTGA
- the LOC110918988 gene encoding uncharacterized protein LOC110918988 produces the protein MICSGPHSAVGFPTETGVAIIYASKEVLATDKIRPAKASKSAPRAEAEKWVLNGKYPEQTVTLGPAMLDLTRAALKRLLFENMDVFTWTPADMVGVPRHIAEHRLNVSENAKPVVHTKRHLGDIKHDTTQEQVTELLNAGIIREVRYQTWVASPVMVQKGNGSWRMCVDYKDLNKACPRDCYALPDIDEKIDLLETFRWKCFLDCYKGYHQVQMAIQDEDKTAFRTPTGLYCYTKMPFGLKNEGATYQRLMNETFSDSIGKYIEVYMDDLVIMSKEESMMLVNIQKTFDTLRGVNIKLNPAKCSFGMEEGKFLGFIVTKDGFKVNPDKVQAIELIPSPSTIKEMQKLAGRLAALNRFLANHAAKSFPFIKTLRNCVKKNKFHWTPEAEYAFREMKYCLIRLPTLTAPTKGEPLVMYLSASEKAIGAVLLIDRQGVQTPVYYVSRTLNDPETRYFANHVIHVLTNYNIGNILARPEISGRLAKWAIELGGHNVVFRPRPAIKGQVLADFLTKVPDEKDRECKAMERVERPHSEEPWLLYTDGASNKDGAGVGLRLVSPEKHEFTYPIRLNFKSTNNEAEYEAFLAGLRLAIKMGVKHIEAHVDSMLVAGQINGQYDAKRDVMALYLDQAKTLLQNFNSYKVHHINRRENKPADALSKLAYTSFQHLAKDVRIEVLSNPSVPLRQVSVIQLGTTSWMTPIIMYLQSGILPENKAEARKVQYKSEHYQMVDGILYQKSYLGPLLRCVDPEDANYLIREVHEGICGIHAGPRMVVAKVMNAGYYWPGMHLDAVKVSRKCSGCQRHAPKTMRPKNELVLVTTAWPFQQWGIDMVEVKALASTTSAVVQRFIWEQIICRFGLPLRIITDNGTNFAADDLQNWFKELHIEHTFSSVAHPQGNGQVEAVNKSIVDGIKARLGTQRRGWVDELPSILWAHRTMPKTSNGETPFSLVYGSEAVIPAEIGLPSPRMLSMNMINNEEERRLDLDLLEERREMAAINEVKYKTKLEKYYNSKVRICTFNPGDYVLRDNETSNAEKPGKLAPKWEGPYVVDEVLGKGAYKLRTLENKEVPRTWNAQQLRKCYM, from the exons ATGATCTGTTCAGGGCCACATTCAGCTGTTGGTTTCCCAACAGAAACAGGGGTAGCAATAATTTATGCAAGCAAAGAAGTCCTTGCAACTGATAAAATCAGGCCAGCAAAAGCAAGCAAGTCCGCACCACGTGCAGAAGCCGAAAAATGGGTACTAAACGGCAAATACCCAGAACAAACTGTCACTTTGGGCCCAGCAATGTTAGATCTCACGCGCGCGGCACTTAAAAGGTTACTATTTGAGAACATGGACGTGTTCACCTGGACACCGGCTGATATGGTGGGTGTTCCACGACACATAGCAGAACATAGACTGAACGTTTCAGAGAATGCCAAACCTGTAGTACATACAAAGCGTCATCTGGGAGACATAAAGCACGATACCACGCAAGAGCAAGTCACAGAGTTACTAAATGCTGGTATCATCAGAGAAGTCCGCTATCAAACCTGGGTGGCCAGCCCAGTAATGGTCCAGAAAGGAAACGGCAGTTGGAGAATGTGTGTGGATTATAAAGATTTAAACAAAGCATGCCCGCGTGACTGTTATGCTTTACCAGACATCGACGAGAAGATCGATTTGCTGGAAACATTCAGGTGGAAATGTTTCCTTGACTGCTATAAAGGATACCATCAGGTGCAGATGGCCATCCAAGATGAAGACAAAACTGCATTTCGCACACCAACAGGGTtgtactgctatacaaaaatgccctttggtttaaaaaatgaaGGTGCAACTTACCAGAGACTGATGAATGAAACATTCAGCGATTCCATTGGCAAGTACATTGAAGTGTACATGGATGACCTGGTCATCATGAGCAAAGAAGAAAGTATGATGCTGGTAAATATTCAAAAAACATTCGACACGTTGCGTGGAGTGAACATCAAGCTAAATCCAGCGAAGTGCTCCTTTGGTATGGAGGAAGGAAAGTTCTTGGGTTTCATTGTTACAAAAGATGGGTTTAAAGTCAATCCTGACAAAGTGCAAGCGATCGAGCTGATTCCTTCACCGTCGACAATAAAGGAAATGCAGAAGTTGGCCGGACGGTTAGCAGCACTCAACCGCTTCCTCGCCAATCACGCAGCGAAGTCGTTTCCATTCATCAAAACACTCCGCAACTGTGTAAAGAAAAATAAGTTCCATTGGACTCCAGAAGCCGAGTATGCATTCCGAGAAATGAAGTATTGTCTCATAAGATTGCCAACGTTGACAGCACCAACGAAAGGAGAACCCCTAGTGATGTACTTATCAGCATCAGAGAAAGCAATAGGAGCAGTTTTGCTTATAGACCGACAAGGCGTCCAAACACCAGTCTATTATGTGTCTCGCACTTTGAATGACCCAGAAACACG GTATTTCGCCAACCACGTTATTCATGTCTTAACAAATTACAACATTGGCAACATCCTCGCAAGACCGGAGATATCAGgaaggttggcaaaatgggccatAGAACTAGGAGGTCACAATGTGGTTTTCAGGCCAAGACCAGCAATCAAGGGTCAAGTATTGGCCGACTTCCTAACAAAGGTACCAGATGAAAAAGATAGAGAGTGCAAGGCAATGGAAAGAGTTGAAAGGCCACATTCGGAAGAACCATGGCTACTATATACAGATGGCGCGTCTAACAAAGATGGCGCAGGCGTAGGACTAAGGCTGGTAAGTCCAGAGAAACACGAATTCACGTACCCCATCCGATTAAACTTCAAGAGCACGAATAATGAAGCCGAATATGAAGCCTTTCTTGCTGGTTTGAGGTTAGCAATCAAGATGGGAGTTAAACACATCGAGGCGCATGTGGACTCCATGTTAGTAGCAGGGCAGATCAATGGCCAGTACGACGCCAAAAGGGATGTGATGGCGCTATACTTAGACCAAGCAAAAACATTGCTACAGAACTTCAATTCCTACAAGGTGCACCATATCAACCGACGCGAGAACAAACCAGCGGATGCACTAAGCAAACTCGCATACACCAGTTTCCAGCACCTAGCCAAGGATGTGCGCATTGAAGTTCTAAGTAATCCATCAGTACCGCTAAGGCAAGTGAGTGTCATTCAACTGGGAACGACATCTTGGATGACTCCGATAATTATGTATCTCCAGTCTGGAATATTACCGGAAAACAAAGCCGAAGCAAGGAAAGTACAGTACAAGTCCGAGCATTACCAGATGGTTGATGGAATTCTGTACCAAAAATCTTACCTCGGGCCGTTATTGAGATGCGTCGACCCAGAAGATGCAAACTACCTGATCCGGGAAGTACATGAGGGAATTTGTGGCATTCATGCCGGCCCAAGAATGGTAGTAGCGAAAGTGATGAacgccgggtattactggcctgGAATGCACCTAGACGCGGTAAAGGTCTCGAGGAAATGCAGCGGTTGTCAGAGACATGCTCCGAAGACGATGCGCCCCAAAAATGAACTAGTCCTAGTAACAACGGCGTGGCCGTTTCAGCAATGGGGGATAGATATG GTGGAGGTAAAGGCGCTAGCATCAACCACATCTGCCGTAGTGCAAAGGTTCATCTGGGAACAAATAATTTGTCGGTTCGGGCTGCCCCTAAGAATCATCACCGATAACGGGACAAATTTTGCTGCCGATGATCTCCAAAATTGGTTCAAGGAGCTGCACATAGAGCATACCTTTTCCTCGGTTGCGCACCCGCAGGGAAACGGTCAGGTTGAAGCAGTGAACAAGAGTATTGTGGACGGTATCAAGGCACGGCTGGGGACACAACGAAGAGGTTGGGTAGACGAGTTACCCAGCATATTATGGGCCCATAGGACGATGCCAAAGACAAGCAATGGAGAAACACCGTTCAGTCTAGTCTATGGGTCCGAAGCTGTGATACCAGCAGAGATTGGCCTGCCATCTCcaagaatgctctccatgaacaTGATCAACAACGAAGAAGAAAGAAGGCTGGATCTAGACCTTCTAGAAGAGAGAAGGGAAATGGCGGCAATCAATGAGGTGAAATACAAGACCAAAttggaaaagtactacaacagTAAGGTCCGAATTTGCACGTTCAACCCCGGTGACTACGTCCTAAGGGACAATGAGACGTCTAACGCCGAGAAACCGGGAAAATTAGCCCCCAAGTGGGAGGGACCTTATGTCGTAGATGAAGTTCTTGGAAAGGGAGCGTACAAGCTACGCACACTTGAGAACAAAGAAGTCCCAAGAACTTGGAATGCTCAGCAATTAAGAAAATGCTATATGTAG